One genomic window of Lepeophtheirus salmonis chromosome 5, UVic_Lsal_1.4, whole genome shotgun sequence includes the following:
- the LOC121117723 gene encoding proton-coupled zinc antiporter SLC30A2, with translation MESPTPSTPKRSNHNSLSDCEGTSTPVVFCIHGNKYGIVKCCDDLIPEGDNNNFDDIKPLYDRTKPENIEHLCHLGGDTDGDESNTKARRKLILASVLCVIFMVVEIAGGVLSNSLALATDAAHLLTDFASFMISLFSLWVASRPATKKMNFGWHRAEVIGAIISVLMIWVVTGILVYMAINRVINQEFELDVKIMLLTSGIGVLFNLVMGCTLHQHSHSHGTSDPESGANDNQQVNINVKAAYIHVLGDFLQSIGVFIAAIVLYFKPTWILIDPICTFFFSILVLGTTVKILQDTITVLMEGIPKSIDFNVVQDIFISVEGIMAIHNIRIWGITTDKTALSAHLAIHPNANSQKVLIEATNKIRKRYDFYEMTLQIEEFHQNMEDCSQCQNPLE, from the exons atggaATCTCCAAC TCCGTCAACACCTAAAAGGAGTAATCATAATAGCTTGTCTGATTGTGAGGGAACTTCAACACCTGTAGTGTTCTGCATTCACGGCAATAAATATGGAATTGTTAAATGCTGTGATGATTTGATACCGGAAGGAGACAACAAtaattttgatgatataaaaCCATTGTATGATCGTACAAAACCCGAGAACATCGAACATTTGTGTCATTTAGGTGGAGATACTGATGGGGATGAATCAAATACAAAGGCACGTCGAAAGCTCATTCTTGCTAGTGTTCTTTGTGTCATTTTTATGGTAGTTGAAATTGCTGGTGGGGTTTTATCGAACTCATTAGCACTTGCAACGGATGCTGCTCACTTATTGACTGATTTTGCGTCTTTTATGATATCTCTCTTCTCACTCTGGGTTGCAAGTCGACCAGCCACCAAAAAGATGAACTTTGGATGGCATCGTGCGGAGGTAATTGGTGCCATAATTTCTGTACTTATGATATGGGTCGTGACAGGGATTTTGGTTTACATGGCAATAAATCGAGTCATAAATCAAGAATTTGAATTGGATGTGAAAATTATGTTGCTTACGAGTGGAATCGGGGTGTTATTCAATCTCGT AATGGGTTGTACTCTACATCAACATTCGCACAGTCATGGAACCTCAGACCCTGAGTCAGGAGCGAATGATAATCAACAGGTCAACATCAATGTCAAAGCTGCATATATTCATGTTCTTGGTGACTTTTTACAAAGTATTGGTGTCTTCATTGCTGCCATCGTTCTATATTTTAAACCCACTTGGATCCTCATCGATccaatttgtacatttttcttttcaatccTTGTTCTTGGAACCACAGTTAAGATCCTTCAAGATACAATTACTGTTTTAATGGAAG GTATTCCCAAAAGTATTGACTTTAATGTAGtacaagatatatttatatctgtGGAAGGAATAATGGCAATTCATAATATTCGTATTTGGGGTATCACAACGGATAAGACGGCTCTATCGGCTCATTTAGCAATac ATCCAAATGCAAATTCGCAAAAAGTACTCATTGAAGCAACGAATAAGATACGCAAAAGATATGATTTCTACGAAATGACTCTTCAAATTGAAGAGTTCCATCAGAACATGGAGGATTGTAGTCAATGTCAAAATCCtttagaataa